The DNA region TCAAGCCTCGCAATCTGCTCAACAGATATGCACTCTTTTCCGGTGCGAATGGCATCAACGGCTGCTTCCTTTACAAGGTCACAGATGTCTCCGAGCATGGATTCGCTACGCGCGTGAATTGCCATCATCAATTCCGGAGCATGTAAATGCGAGGCGCGACGCAGCGGGCTCCGGCGTTCCAGTGTCATGAGCAGCGTGCCCAGCTCCCGACCAGGCGACCAACGGGGCATTTCAATAGGAACGAAGCGGCTCGACATTTGGGGATCAGCATTGAACGCGTTGTATGCCTCTTCAATGCCGGAAGCCACGATGCTGACCTTGGTTTCGTTGCTCAAGCTCTTTAGTGCGTTCCTGAACTCTCGCTGTCGGTTCGGGCTGCCCGCAATGAGATGGTGGATCTCGTCAATGATGAGAACCTTCACATCCATTTGCCGAAACAGACGCTTAACTTGCGAGTATTTTTCGTAGGCTGGCGCTGTCGGCTTGTAGGGCGTCATCAAAGCATCGAGGATCCGACTGTAGAAGTCGGCGATGTCAGGCTTGGGCGGAGCATCCACCATCAGCACAGGACAGATGGTTACCTCCTGAGATGGGTCAAGGTCAGGTGGATGCAACTCCATGAAGCGCTCCAGAATTGACGTCTTGCCACTGTACGAGGGGCCGACAAGCAAATAGCACGGCACCCTAGTAACTCTTGGGTAGCTGAGCAATTCCTCGAAGCGGTCCAACGCTCCTTTCGCGTGCTCCAAGGGCAACCACGCCCCCGCACGAATGTGGC from Paracidovorax wautersii includes:
- a CDS encoding TniB family NTP-binding protein, translating into MSKTSDDLSHLHAKARELVHLPDADRIRHIRAGAWLPLEHAKGALDRFEELLSYPRVTRVPCYLLVGPSYSGKTSILERFMELHPPDLDPSQEVTICPVLMVDAPPKPDIADFYSRILDALMTPYKPTAPAYEKYSQVKRLFRQMDVKVLIIDEIHHLIAGSPNRQREFRNALKSLSNETKVSIVASGIEEAYNAFNADPQMSSRFVPIEMPRWSPGRELGTLLMTLERRSPLRRASHLHAPELMMAIHARSESMLGDICDLVKEAAVDAIRTGKECISVEQIARLEWVPPSKRKMYRRPL